A genome region from Ahaetulla prasina isolate Xishuangbanna chromosome 8, ASM2864084v1, whole genome shotgun sequence includes the following:
- the LOC131203204 gene encoding octapeptide-repeat protein T2-like — RKKEGERRREREVGREEERKRERKERGKKRERGRRKKERKKEGERRRRERRGGRKREKGERKERGRERERKREEEGERKKEEREGGRREKEVGREEEREKGERKGEERRREREEKERKKEREEREGERSGEGGRERKRERGRREERGRERERGREKERKRERGRRRERNGEGGRERKRERGRERGKRRERKREEERKKERGREGGGEKEVGEEEEREKGREEGERKEGERKREGERKKERKREREGGEREMGREEEREKGERKGEERRREKEEGERKKERKREREGERERSGEGGRERKRREEERGKRREREREREEERK; from the coding sequence agaaagaaagagggagagaggaggagggagagagaagtggggagggaggaagagagaaaaagggagaggaaggagagaggaaagaagagagaaagagggaggagaaagaaagaaagaaagaaagagggagagaggaggaggagagagagaaggggagggaggaagagagaaaaaggagagaggaaggagagaggaagagagagagagagaaagagagaggaggagggagaaagaaagaaagaggagagagagggagggaggagagagaaagaagtggggagggaggaagagagagaaaaaggagagaggaagggagaggaaagaaggagagagagggaggagaaagaaagaaagaaagaaagagaggagagggagggagagagaagtggggagggaggaagagagagaaaaagggagagaggaaggagagaggaaagagggagagagagagagagagggagggagaaagaaagaaagagggagagagggaggaggagagagagaaatggggagggaggaagagagagaaaaagggagagaggaagggagagaggaaagaggagagagagaaagagggaggaggagagaaagaaagaaagagggagagagggaggaggagagaaagaagtgggtgaggaggaagagagagaaaaagggagagaggaaggagagaggaaagaaggagagagaaagagggagggagaaagaaagaaagaaagaaagagggagagggagggaggagagagagaaatggggagggaggaagagagagaaaaaggagagaggaagggagaggaaagaaggagagagaaagaggagggagaaagaaagaaagaaagaaagagggagagggagggagagagagagagaagtggggagggaggaagagagagaaaaaggagagaggaagagagaggaaagaggagagagagagaaagagagagggaggaggagagaaag